A genomic window from Aurantimicrobium photophilum includes:
- a CDS encoding NAD-dependent succinate-semialdehyde dehydrogenase, whose product MSTISESELLAKVPSQLYINGQWVDAAGGKTVDVHDPATGLVIKSIADASPADGMKALDAAVAAQDAWAATAPRVRGEILRKAFDRVQELKDEFALLMTLEMGKPLSEAIGEVNYGSEFLRWFSEEAVRITGRYGTNPEGTGRTIVTQMPVGPCYLITPWNFPLAMATRKIAPALAAGCTVVVKPATLTPLTTLYFVKILEECGVPAGVVNVFTTSTTAEVSDPIVTDKRLRKLSFTGSTGVGQSLMKLATENMLRTSMELGGNAPFLVFEDADLDKAVDGVMIAKFRNIGQACTAANRVIVHESVADAFAQKVTERVKAMKIGRGTEDGVSIGPLIDSKAVAKADQLVQDAVSKGASVLTGGKAIDGAGTFYEPTVLTGVTAAADIMTEEIFGPVLSITTFSTEEEGIAIANDTEYGLIGYVYTEDFKRGQRLIEKLQTGMMGLNAGVISNASAPFGGVKMSGLGREGGFEGINEYLSTKYTMTPNPFA is encoded by the coding sequence ATGTCAACGATTTCCGAATCAGAACTGCTTGCAAAGGTCCCATCTCAGCTGTATATCAACGGCCAGTGGGTAGATGCCGCTGGTGGCAAGACAGTAGATGTGCACGACCCCGCAACGGGTCTGGTCATCAAGAGCATCGCTGACGCTTCCCCTGCAGACGGTATGAAGGCCCTGGACGCCGCTGTGGCGGCGCAGGACGCCTGGGCAGCCACTGCTCCACGTGTCCGTGGCGAGATCCTGCGCAAGGCGTTTGACCGCGTTCAGGAGCTCAAGGATGAGTTTGCACTGCTGATGACCCTCGAGATGGGTAAGCCCCTCTCCGAGGCTATTGGTGAGGTCAACTACGGTTCCGAGTTCCTGCGCTGGTTCAGTGAAGAAGCCGTACGCATTACCGGTCGCTACGGCACCAACCCAGAAGGAACCGGTCGCACCATTGTGACCCAGATGCCTGTCGGTCCCTGCTACCTGATCACCCCCTGGAACTTCCCGCTGGCCATGGCCACTCGCAAGATTGCCCCTGCATTGGCTGCCGGCTGCACCGTCGTGGTCAAGCCTGCAACCCTGACTCCACTCACCACCCTCTACTTCGTCAAGATTCTGGAAGAGTGCGGAGTCCCAGCTGGTGTCGTGAACGTGTTCACCACCTCCACTACCGCTGAGGTTTCTGACCCCATCGTCACCGACAAGCGTCTGCGCAAGCTCTCCTTCACCGGTTCCACCGGTGTTGGTCAGTCGCTGATGAAGCTTGCCACCGAAAACATGCTCCGCACCTCGATGGAGCTCGGTGGAAACGCACCATTCCTCGTTTTCGAAGATGCAGATCTCGACAAGGCTGTTGACGGCGTGATGATCGCGAAGTTCCGCAACATCGGTCAGGCCTGCACTGCTGCTAACCGCGTGATTGTGCACGAAAGCGTTGCCGACGCTTTCGCTCAGAAAGTCACCGAGCGCGTGAAGGCAATGAAGATTGGCCGTGGAACCGAAGACGGCGTCAGCATTGGCCCCCTCATCGACAGCAAGGCAGTTGCCAAGGCTGACCAGCTGGTTCAGGATGCCGTTTCGAAGGGCGCTTCCGTTCTCACTGGTGGAAAGGCAATTGACGGTGCTGGCACCTTCTATGAGCCCACCGTTCTCACCGGAGTCACCGCAGCTGCAGACATCATGACCGAAGAGATCTTTGGCCCTGTGCTTTCCATCACCACGTTCTCAACCGAAGAAGAAGGCATCGCCATTGCCAATGACACCGAATACGGTCTTATTGGCTATGTCTACACCGAAGACTTCAAGCGTGGTCAGCGTCTGATTGAGAAGCTGCAGACCGGCATGATGGGTCTCAACGCTGGCGTCATCTCGAACGCATCTGCCCCATTCGGTGGCGTGAAGATGTCAGGTCTCGGTCGTGAAGGTGGTTTCGAAGGAATCAATGAGTACCTCTCCACGAAGTACACCATGACGCCGAACCCATTCGCATAA
- a CDS encoding IS481 family transposase produces the protein MSKQRVVVLSIVHQGLTVTEAARTHGFSRAHIYTLLKRYQEGGLDAVEPQSSRPKSSPHALSDELRLRIIQLRIHLDAEGLDHGPESIQPFLTTEGFTAPSTSTIRRVLHQAGLITPEPKKRPKSSFLSFEADQPNETWQSDFTHWSLADGRDIEIINWLDDHSRKLLSITAYDRITGPIVVETFTANINKYGPPQSTLTDNGVVYTARFTKGKNAFEYFLAELGIVQKNGKPYHPQTQGKIERFHQTLKKRLRSREPAHTLAELQQQLDEFQAIYNHHRPHRALGKRTPEEVYQAGVKAHPVKESVSHDWRTRYDKVDKGGKLTLRRAGKLHHMSVGAAHAGEEVLMLIDQTTVIVTLQHSGEVLSQHHIEPERNYWRDQLKSPGRWPGLS, from the coding sequence ATGTCGAAACAACGCGTCGTCGTCCTCTCTATCGTCCACCAAGGCCTAACAGTCACTGAAGCAGCCAGAACTCATGGCTTCTCCAGAGCCCATATCTACACCCTCCTCAAGCGTTATCAAGAAGGTGGCCTTGACGCTGTCGAACCTCAATCGTCCAGGCCGAAGTCCTCACCACATGCCCTCAGCGATGAACTGCGTTTGCGCATTATTCAATTGCGCATCCATCTCGATGCAGAAGGACTCGATCATGGACCTGAAAGCATTCAACCGTTCCTCACTACTGAAGGCTTCACCGCGCCGTCCACATCCACAATCAGACGTGTTCTCCACCAGGCAGGACTCATCACCCCGGAGCCGAAGAAAAGACCTAAATCTTCTTTCCTCAGTTTCGAAGCAGACCAACCCAACGAAACCTGGCAGTCGGATTTCACCCACTGGTCATTAGCTGACGGGCGCGATATTGAAATCATTAACTGGCTCGATGACCATTCCAGAAAGCTACTTTCCATCACGGCCTATGACCGCATCACCGGCCCCATAGTTGTTGAAACATTCACGGCAAACATCAACAAATACGGGCCTCCCCAGTCCACACTCACCGACAACGGGGTTGTTTACACTGCTCGCTTCACCAAAGGCAAAAACGCGTTTGAATACTTCTTGGCAGAGCTTGGAATCGTTCAAAAGAACGGCAAGCCCTACCATCCTCAAACCCAAGGCAAAATCGAACGCTTCCACCAAACACTGAAAAAACGACTGCGCAGCAGAGAACCAGCACACACTCTCGCAGAACTCCAACAACAACTCGATGAGTTCCAAGCAATCTACAACCACCACAGACCACACCGCGCATTGGGCAAAAGAACACCCGAAGAGGTTTATCAAGCTGGAGTGAAAGCACACCCCGTCAAAGAATCCGTTTCACACGACTGGCGCACCCGCTATGACAAAGTCGACAAAGGAGGAAAACTCACCCTCAGACGCGCAGGAAAACTTCACCACATGAGCGTCGGCGCAGCACATGCCGGAGAAGAAGTTCTTATGTTGATCGACCAAACAACCGTCATCGTGACACTGCAACACAGTGGAGAAGTCCTCAGTCAACATCACATAGAACCAGAAAGAAACTACTGGCGAGACCAACTAAAAAGTCCAGGCCGATGGCCTGGACTTTCATAA
- a CDS encoding riboflavin synthase has protein sequence MFTGLIEERGTITAIEQLPDAVRLTVSGNTALQGVQQGDSIAVSGVCLTVVEHDATSFTADVMEQTLAMTTMRNASVGLPVNLERAAELGSRLGGHIVQGHVDGTAEVLSITPSEDWTVIRFGLSRELAPLLVDKGSITVDGVSLTVSNISAPSESSQWFEVSLIPETLAVTTLGLRSVGDSVNLETDIIARQVARMLAFLPQQNAGA, from the coding sequence ATGTTTACCGGCCTCATTGAAGAACGCGGCACCATTACCGCAATTGAACAGCTTCCAGATGCTGTGCGCCTGACCGTGTCTGGCAACACTGCGTTGCAGGGCGTCCAGCAGGGCGACTCCATTGCCGTCAGTGGCGTGTGCCTGACCGTGGTGGAGCACGATGCCACTTCTTTCACGGCAGACGTGATGGAACAGACTCTGGCCATGACCACGATGCGCAATGCTTCCGTGGGACTACCCGTCAACCTGGAGCGCGCTGCAGAACTGGGCAGTCGCCTTGGCGGCCACATCGTGCAGGGCCATGTCGATGGCACTGCCGAAGTTCTGTCCATCACTCCGAGCGAAGACTGGACCGTGATTCGCTTTGGTCTCAGCCGTGAGCTAGCTCCCCTGCTCGTGGACAAGGGCTCGATCACCGTGGACGGTGTCTCCCTCACCGTGAGCAACATCAGTGCTCCTTCGGAAAGCTCCCAGTGGTTTGAAGTCTCTCTCATTCCGGAAACCCTCGCAGTGACTACCCTCGGGCTTCGTTCCGTCGGTGATTCCGTCAACCTCGAAACCGACATTATTGCCCGCCAGGTCGCACGCATGCTGGCCTTCCTTCCCCAACAGAATGCAGGTGCCTAA
- the ribH gene encoding 6,7-dimethyl-8-ribityllumazine synthase codes for MSGAGSPEITVDGTGLNVVIVAGQWHDVITNAMIASAQRTIEASGATHSLVRVAGSFELPVVSKAVLEAGADAVVALGVIIRGGTPHFEFVSDAATSGLTRVSLDTGKPVGFGVLTLDDEQQGLDRSGLPGSKEDKGAEAALAALETAVTLRAIRG; via the coding sequence ATGAGTGGCGCAGGCTCCCCCGAAATTACCGTTGATGGCACAGGACTGAACGTCGTCATCGTCGCAGGTCAATGGCACGACGTCATTACCAACGCCATGATTGCTTCTGCTCAGCGCACCATCGAAGCTAGTGGTGCAACGCACTCCCTGGTTCGGGTGGCAGGAAGTTTTGAGCTTCCCGTCGTGAGCAAGGCTGTCCTCGAGGCAGGCGCTGATGCCGTGGTCGCTCTTGGTGTCATTATTCGTGGTGGCACACCCCACTTCGAGTTTGTCTCTGACGCGGCCACCAGTGGTTTGACCCGTGTTTCTCTCGACACCGGAAAGCCTGTTGGCTTTGGTGTGCTCACGCTCGATGACGAGCAGCAGGGCCTGGACCGTTCCGGCCTGCCCGGGTCTAAAGAAGACAAGGGTGCTGAAGCAGCACTTGCTGCCTTAGAAACCGCTGTGACCCTTCGCGCCATTCGGGGCTAG
- a CDS encoding MMPL family transporter yields the protein MKDWTPKLWLRILLPTVLVVVWFAIAGLGGPTFGKISEVSTNDQAGFLPASAQSTEVNEWQTKFNDSENIPAIVVFQKDSGDVTDADKVKFDELTTTLEEAEGVAPTVEGQVPSVLGPTYSEDGQAVEYLVFYSASGEELLSSIEGLRAELADVTPAGFTAYVTGPGGLLADFVSGFAGIDGILLIVALLAVFIILLVVYRALLLPVLVLLTSVFALSGSILGIYYLALNDLIKVSGQSQGILSILVIGAATDYALLFVARYREALFEVQNKWSALGRAFKGAFEPIFASAATVIAALLCLLFSDLNSNKALGPIAAFGIGFAFLAAISFLPALLAIFGRAAFWPFMPKPGKKKVAPVEPNTLPGLEGVRGLWKGVGNLVGKKPRATWIITLVVLLAAVAGLPGLKASGIPQTDFLLGDNIESVDGQEVLAQHFDAGDGSPVIIIADESKMDAVMSAAEATEGISKVSVQADAEAMSAAYKKAAEDAAAAAAAAYASGPPAAGAPSAFVMPEIETIPQVVDGKVLINANLTYQADSKDAENVVEQMRTDLVSVDPSVLVGGETAIALDTNKTAEADLAKIIPIVLVVIFVILMLLLRSIVAPLLLIFTVVVSFAATMGLSAIFFNNVFGFPGADASVPLFGFVFLVALGIDYNIFLMTRVREESLKIGTRPGILKGLTVTGGVITSAGIVLAATFAALGVIPLLFLVQLAFIVSVGVIIDTVLVRTLLVPAMAYDIGPKIWWPSKLGRASK from the coding sequence ATGAAGGACTGGACTCCGAAACTCTGGCTGCGCATCTTGCTGCCCACAGTTCTTGTAGTTGTCTGGTTTGCGATTGCTGGTCTCGGCGGTCCAACCTTCGGCAAGATCTCTGAGGTTTCCACCAACGATCAGGCCGGCTTCCTTCCCGCCAGTGCTCAAAGCACCGAGGTCAACGAGTGGCAGACGAAGTTCAACGACTCGGAGAACATCCCTGCCATTGTTGTCTTCCAGAAGGATTCTGGAGACGTCACAGACGCGGACAAGGTCAAGTTTGATGAACTGACCACCACGCTCGAAGAGGCAGAGGGTGTTGCACCCACTGTTGAGGGACAGGTTCCTTCTGTGCTGGGCCCCACCTACTCTGAAGACGGCCAAGCCGTTGAGTACTTGGTGTTCTACTCCGCAAGTGGTGAAGAACTCCTCAGTAGCATCGAGGGTCTGCGTGCAGAACTCGCTGATGTGACTCCAGCTGGCTTCACTGCGTATGTGACCGGTCCTGGTGGTCTGCTCGCTGACTTCGTCAGTGGCTTCGCCGGCATTGACGGCATTCTGCTGATCGTGGCCCTGCTGGCTGTGTTCATCATTCTGCTGGTTGTCTACCGCGCACTGCTGTTGCCTGTCTTGGTGTTGCTGACGTCAGTGTTCGCCCTGTCTGGTTCCATCCTCGGTATCTACTACCTTGCCCTCAATGACCTGATCAAGGTTTCTGGTCAAAGTCAGGGAATCCTTTCGATTCTGGTTATTGGTGCTGCCACCGACTACGCCCTGCTGTTTGTCGCCCGATATCGCGAGGCCCTGTTCGAAGTTCAGAACAAGTGGTCGGCATTGGGTCGCGCATTCAAGGGTGCTTTTGAGCCCATCTTCGCCTCTGCGGCCACAGTGATTGCGGCGCTGCTGTGTCTGCTGTTCTCTGACCTCAACTCCAACAAGGCACTCGGTCCCATCGCCGCGTTCGGTATTGGTTTTGCGTTCCTGGCAGCCATTAGCTTCCTGCCAGCTTTGCTGGCCATCTTCGGCCGTGCTGCGTTCTGGCCTTTCATGCCCAAGCCAGGCAAGAAGAAGGTGGCTCCGGTTGAGCCCAACACTCTTCCTGGTCTCGAAGGTGTTCGTGGTCTCTGGAAGGGCGTGGGTAACCTCGTAGGCAAGAAGCCTCGTGCCACCTGGATTATTACTCTGGTTGTGCTTCTTGCCGCCGTTGCTGGTCTGCCCGGGCTCAAGGCCAGTGGTATTCCACAAACTGACTTCCTCCTGGGCGACAACATCGAGTCCGTTGATGGTCAGGAAGTCCTCGCTCAGCACTTCGATGCGGGTGACGGTTCGCCTGTGATCATCATCGCGGACGAGTCCAAGATGGACGCCGTGATGTCTGCTGCGGAAGCAACCGAGGGTATTTCCAAGGTCAGTGTTCAGGCAGATGCGGAAGCCATGTCTGCTGCCTACAAAAAGGCAGCTGAAGACGCTGCAGCTGCTGCCGCAGCTGCCTATGCCAGCGGCCCACCTGCTGCCGGTGCCCCTTCGGCGTTTGTGATGCCTGAGATTGAAACCATTCCTCAGGTTGTTGATGGCAAGGTTCTCATCAATGCGAACTTGACCTACCAGGCTGACTCCAAGGACGCCGAGAACGTCGTTGAGCAGATGCGAACCGACTTGGTTTCTGTGGATCCTTCGGTTCTGGTCGGTGGAGAGACCGCTATTGCTCTTGACACCAACAAGACAGCTGAAGCAGACCTCGCCAAGATCATCCCGATCGTGCTGGTTGTGATCTTCGTCATCCTGATGTTGCTGCTTCGTTCGATTGTGGCTCCGCTGTTGCTGATCTTCACCGTTGTGGTGAGCTTTGCGGCAACCATGGGTCTCTCGGCGATCTTCTTCAACAACGTGTTTGGTTTCCCCGGTGCTGATGCGAGCGTTCCACTGTTTGGATTCGTCTTCCTGGTAGCCCTGGGTATTGACTACAACATCTTCTTGATGACGCGTGTGCGCGAAGAAAGTCTCAAGATTGGCACTCGTCCCGGTATTTTGAAGGGCCTCACCGTCACCGGTGGTGTCATTACCTCCGCGGGTATTGTGTTGGCAGCAACCTTTGCTGCATTGGGTGTTATCCCACTGCTGTTCTTGGTCCAGCTGGCCTTTATCGTCTCGGTGGGTGTCATCATTGACACCGTGCTGGTGCGCACCTTGCTGGTTCCTGCGATGGCCTATGACATCGGGCCCAAGATTTGGTGGCCCAGCAAACTCGGTCGCGCAAGCAAGTAA
- a CDS encoding helix-turn-helix domain-containing protein — MDLRVKHSLETRIEVARLFDAGFGFHAIATQLGLKRESVRNWHDQYMQGRLLDSAVMGNKKYSPQLKIAAVEKFLSGTPKQDVLVEFDISTRAVFDKWVVLYRNEGPEGLSKTAGRKARGDGPMTPEEELAFLRMENEILKKWVALAQEEDRRLSGL, encoded by the coding sequence ATGGATCTCAGGGTCAAACATTCACTCGAAACCCGCATCGAAGTCGCAAGACTTTTTGATGCGGGTTTTGGTTTTCATGCCATTGCTACACAACTCGGTCTCAAGCGGGAATCTGTGCGTAATTGGCACGACCAATATATGCAGGGTCGTCTTTTAGACTCAGCTGTTATGGGCAATAAAAAGTATTCGCCTCAGTTGAAAATTGCAGCTGTTGAGAAGTTCCTCTCTGGAACGCCGAAGCAGGATGTTCTTGTCGAGTTCGATATCTCAACTCGCGCCGTGTTCGATAAATGGGTTGTTCTTTATCGCAACGAGGGACCTGAGGGTTTGTCGAAAACTGCGGGACGCAAAGCTCGTGGTGATGGGCCGATGACGCCTGAAGAAGAACTTGCGTTTCTTCGAATGGAGAACGAGATTCTAAAAAAATGGGTAGCTCTAGCCCAGGAGGAAGATCGACGGCTTTCCGGTCTTTGA
- a CDS encoding ABC transporter ATP-binding protein gives MSSPRMGRRSPTPENSSTAPKASFGQLMPYLLEHKKVLSFVIVLSVIGAAASLAQPLLVGQVINRVSAGELMGNLVWLLIGLVVATALINGFQHYLLQRTGEGVVLSSRRRLVGRILRLPISEFDTRRTGDLVSRVGSDTTLLRAVLTQGLVEAIGGSLTFVGAIIAMAIIDPVLLGLTVLVVFSAITIVTLLSRRIRVASRKAQAKVGELAASVERAISAVRTVRAANATDREIKVVEEEAEGAWRMGIKVAKISALVVPVAGIAMQVAFLTVLGVGGYRVASGAITVANLVTFILFLFMMIMPLGQAFGAITSVNSALGALGRIQEIIALPSEGEFDRDLAPLAVVDGGARGAVKNSPVAVEFLDVRFSYPKLVLPVEEDESTTDPTARMSRAEKARIKAGGAAGEALAEEAKPEIDAPEILKGVSFSVAHGTRAALVGPSGAGKSTILGLIERFYDPGSGEIRLGGVDIKALPREDLRAQIGYVEQDAPVLAGSLRDNLLLGSPDATDEQCIAVLADVNLSTVLERSGLGLDAPVGEEGVMLSGGERQRLAIARALLAAPPVLLLDESTSSLDGANEQLMREAIDRVAQDRTLIIIAHRLSTVVDSDQIIVLENGAVVGTGTHSDLVKTTPLYKELAKHQLLV, from the coding sequence ATGAGTTCACCCCGCATGGGTCGTCGTTCACCGACCCCGGAAAATTCTTCCACTGCGCCCAAAGCTAGTTTCGGGCAGCTCATGCCCTATTTGCTTGAACACAAGAAGGTTCTCTCCTTCGTCATTGTGCTCAGCGTGATTGGTGCTGCCGCGTCCCTGGCACAGCCGCTTCTTGTCGGGCAGGTGATTAACCGCGTCAGCGCGGGAGAACTCATGGGCAACTTGGTCTGGTTGCTGATTGGGTTGGTGGTTGCTACCGCGCTCATCAATGGTTTCCAGCACTACTTGCTCCAGCGCACCGGTGAAGGTGTTGTGCTCTCATCCCGGCGTCGCCTGGTCGGACGCATTCTGCGCCTGCCGATCAGTGAATTCGACACTCGTCGCACCGGTGACCTGGTCTCTCGCGTGGGCTCAGACACCACCTTGCTGCGTGCTGTGTTGACCCAGGGATTGGTGGAGGCAATTGGTGGCTCACTCACCTTTGTCGGAGCCATCATTGCCATGGCGATTATTGACCCTGTTTTGCTCGGGCTCACTGTCCTGGTTGTGTTCAGCGCCATCACCATCGTGACGCTGCTCTCCAGGCGCATTCGCGTGGCCAGCCGCAAGGCTCAGGCCAAGGTGGGTGAACTTGCTGCATCGGTGGAGCGCGCTATTTCAGCCGTCCGCACTGTGCGCGCAGCAAATGCCACTGACCGTGAAATTAAGGTCGTGGAAGAAGAGGCCGAAGGCGCCTGGCGCATGGGCATCAAGGTTGCCAAGATCTCGGCACTCGTTGTTCCTGTTGCCGGTATTGCCATGCAGGTAGCCTTCCTCACCGTGCTCGGTGTCGGTGGTTACCGCGTTGCTTCCGGTGCCATTACCGTGGCCAACCTGGTGACCTTCATCCTGTTCTTGTTCATGATGATCATGCCGTTGGGTCAAGCCTTCGGTGCGATTACTTCGGTGAATTCTGCTCTGGGTGCACTGGGACGCATTCAAGAAATCATTGCTCTGCCCAGTGAAGGTGAATTCGACCGCGACCTGGCTCCCCTGGCCGTGGTTGATGGTGGTGCTCGTGGCGCCGTGAAGAACTCCCCCGTGGCCGTCGAGTTCCTTGACGTTAGGTTCTCTTATCCGAAACTGGTTCTTCCCGTGGAAGAGGATGAGAGCACAACAGACCCCACCGCCAGGATGTCTCGAGCCGAGAAAGCTCGCATCAAGGCAGGCGGTGCGGCTGGTGAAGCTCTCGCTGAAGAAGCAAAGCCCGAGATTGACGCCCCTGAAATCCTCAAGGGTGTTTCCTTCTCCGTAGCTCACGGAACCCGTGCAGCACTTGTTGGACCTTCGGGCGCAGGTAAATCCACCATTTTGGGGCTCATTGAACGTTTCTATGACCCAGGCTCCGGTGAGATCCGTCTCGGTGGCGTGGACATCAAGGCACTGCCTCGTGAAGACCTGCGTGCCCAGATTGGCTATGTGGAACAGGATGCTCCTGTACTTGCAGGGTCGTTGCGTGACAACCTCTTGCTGGGCTCCCCCGATGCCACCGATGAGCAGTGCATTGCCGTGCTGGCAGATGTGAACCTCTCCACCGTGCTGGAGCGCAGTGGACTGGGCTTGGATGCTCCCGTCGGCGAAGAGGGCGTCATGCTCTCCGGTGGTGAACGTCAACGTCTGGCAATCGCGCGTGCACTGCTGGCAGCACCTCCGGTGCTGCTGCTCGATGAGTCCACCTCAAGCCTGGATGGCGCCAACGAGCAACTCATGCGTGAAGCCATTGATCGTGTTGCCCAGGACCGAACGCTCATCATTATTGCTCACCGACTCTCCACCGTGGTCGATAGCGATCAAATCATCGTGTTGGAGAACGGCGCAGTGGTGGGAACCGGAACGCACTCCGACCTGGTCAAGACCACCCCGCTCTATAAGGAACTGGCTAAGCACCAACTTCTGGTTTAG
- a CDS encoding IS3 family transposase — protein MIVTELEHKYPTRAVLKAVGLSVSTYYRHRSKTPHDRYEQLRPLLREVFDGSYRSYGYRRIRAVLATKHGLRLSGKTVLKLMRQEGRTCQVRRRKRYKSYRGEIGKAAPNVLARNFDATQPSKKWVTDVTEFYVLGQKQYLSPVIDLFNREVISYELAPSPVMGLVTGMLEKAFTQLKPGTGLVMHSDQGWHYRHAGYQLALKQRGITQSMSRKGNCLDNAVAENFFGHFKEEFLRQHTFTSMPQFKRELEKYIHWFNHERIQEKLKGLSPVDYRTQSLANLETTPN, from the coding sequence TTGATCGTCACTGAGCTGGAGCACAAATACCCCACACGGGCTGTTTTGAAGGCGGTGGGGTTATCTGTCTCCACCTACTATCGCCACCGCTCCAAAACTCCACACGACCGTTATGAGCAGCTTCGACCGCTACTTCGTGAGGTCTTTGATGGTTCTTATCGTTCTTATGGTTATCGGCGCATTCGCGCCGTTCTTGCCACCAAGCATGGTCTCCGGCTCAGTGGGAAGACGGTGTTGAAGTTGATGCGTCAAGAAGGCCGCACATGCCAAGTTCGACGACGGAAGAGATACAAGTCCTACCGGGGCGAGATTGGCAAGGCAGCGCCAAACGTGTTGGCGAGAAACTTTGACGCCACGCAGCCGTCGAAGAAATGGGTCACGGACGTTACTGAGTTTTATGTCCTGGGGCAGAAGCAATATCTCTCACCGGTGATTGATTTATTCAACCGTGAAGTGATCTCCTATGAACTAGCACCATCACCGGTGATGGGTTTAGTCACAGGAATGTTGGAGAAAGCCTTCACGCAGCTCAAGCCAGGCACTGGGTTGGTGATGCATTCAGATCAGGGATGGCATTACCGTCATGCTGGCTATCAACTCGCGTTGAAACAACGAGGGATTACCCAATCAATGTCACGCAAAGGCAACTGTCTCGACAACGCAGTTGCAGAGAACTTCTTTGGACACTTCAAAGAAGAATTCCTACGTCAACACACCTTCACCAGCATGCCCCAGTTCAAGCGAGAACTAGAGAAATACATTCACTGGTTCAACCACGAACGCATCCAAGAAAAGTTAAAGGGACTGAGCCCGGTTGACTACCGGACACAGTCCCTTGCAAACTTAGAAACGACTCCCAATTAG
- the ribA gene encoding GTP cyclohydrolase II yields MALTPIPEVLEALKAGRIVLVADDEGRENEGDAIMAAEFATKESIAWIVKHSSGLLCAPMSRDVADRLNLPIMIERNQDTRKTAYTITVDAAEGITTGISASDRALTMQVLANPDAVPHDLIRPGHVLPLRAVDGGVHERPGHTEAAVDLMRLAGLQPVGVIAEVVDEDGDMMRMPGLEKLAERENMPLTTVAALIDYLEAHPLPARVEGELDAHRVAFEVETNVPTENGTFRMRGYRDQATGTDHVAIVAGNPDGENVLVRVHSECLTGEALHSLKCECGPQLDEALRMIEADPAGGVVLYMRGQEGRGIGLVNKFKAYKLQEQGLDTLDANLALGFPADARDYTAAARMLDEMGISSVRLLSNNPEKKRQLEQFGIKINDLVPLVVGLGEFNTGYLNVKRDRMGHQLPGTLPAIDPAPKTKEVTA; encoded by the coding sequence ATGGCTCTCACTCCTATCCCCGAAGTCCTTGAGGCACTCAAGGCTGGACGCATCGTGCTCGTGGCCGATGACGAAGGCCGCGAGAACGAAGGCGACGCCATCATGGCGGCCGAATTCGCCACCAAGGAATCCATTGCCTGGATTGTGAAGCACTCCTCTGGTTTGCTGTGTGCTCCGATGTCTCGCGACGTGGCTGACCGCCTGAACTTGCCCATCATGATTGAGCGCAACCAGGACACCCGCAAGACCGCGTACACCATCACGGTGGACGCTGCCGAGGGCATCACCACTGGTATTAGCGCCTCTGACCGTGCTCTCACTATGCAGGTGTTGGCTAACCCTGATGCTGTTCCCCACGACCTCATCCGCCCAGGTCATGTGCTTCCTCTGCGTGCAGTGGATGGTGGTGTTCACGAACGCCCTGGCCACACCGAGGCAGCCGTGGATCTCATGCGCCTTGCTGGTCTGCAGCCTGTCGGTGTCATTGCTGAGGTTGTTGACGAAGACGGCGACATGATGCGCATGCCAGGCCTTGAGAAGCTCGCTGAACGCGAAAACATGCCCTTGACGACCGTGGCAGCACTCATTGACTACCTGGAAGCACACCCGCTTCCCGCACGCGTTGAGGGCGAGCTAGACGCCCACCGTGTGGCCTTTGAAGTGGAGACCAACGTCCCCACCGAAAACGGCACCTTCCGCATGCGCGGATACCGCGACCAGGCCACCGGCACGGACCACGTGGCAATTGTTGCGGGAAACCCTGATGGTGAAAATGTGTTGGTTCGCGTTCACTCTGAGTGCCTCACTGGTGAAGCACTGCACTCGCTCAAGTGCGAGTGTGGCCCACAGCTGGATGAAGCTCTGCGCATGATCGAGGCAGATCCTGCTGGCGGCGTTGTTCTCTACATGCGCGGTCAAGAAGGCCGTGGCATTGGCTTGGTCAACAAGTTCAAGGCATACAAGCTCCAAGAACAAGGCCTCGACACCCTCGATGCCAACCTGGCTCTGGGGTTCCCTGCCGATGCGCGTGACTACACTGCCGCAGCACGCATGCTCGATGAGATGGGCATCAGCTCAGTTCGACTACTCAGCAACAACCCTGAGAAGAAGCGTCAGCTCGAGCAGTTCGGTATCAAGATCAACGACCTCGTTCCCTTGGTCGTGGGTCTGGGTGAATTCAACACCGGCTACCTCAACGTGAAGCGTGACCGCATGGGTCACCAGCTTCCCGGAACGCTTCCCGCAATTGATCCAGCCCCGAAAACTAAGGAAGTCACCGCATGA